From the genome of Triticum aestivum cultivar Chinese Spring chromosome 3B, IWGSC CS RefSeq v2.1, whole genome shotgun sequence, one region includes:
- the LOC123064744 gene encoding uncharacterized protein, whose product MWTSSAANHLCPPAVAAASATVPDQASPWPWASLHADLVRLVGWRVLAEDLLDYVRFRAVCTHWRFSTVCPRGRGIVDPRFHPGRWMVLPEGHGLHPDDKAKRRLFSLSTGVSVCPRLPEDYCILDSVNGILLLQRRQQQHDQGSIRLFNPFTGDIGELPPLGSVVSDSKLHLSFDEISSHVVPGGVVTSLIVSSDGAAAVMIWLVELSRVIFATTKDRQWSQSTRMFIRTRRPISFQGKLYILCYDLPSHALQVLQMGPPVYEHGTTLGLGSSFLPTSKLIATCPTIKMSDGIGLAECDSEILVIAYKDSTHTHMVVYRVPDLMLGKVIPVTDIGSKSVFFDTKTSMQTANSGVIPTIASDTIVLRRHHERCHPWQYHLDSGTWSPTAHPMSQCGFICHIYDCCGCTLRPRAGWTVRSSMTKGSKQL is encoded by the exons ATGTGGACGTCCTCGGCGGCGAATCACTTGTGCCCTCCGGCTGTAGCGGCTGCCTCCGCCACCGTCCCCGACCAGGCATCTCCATGGCCATGGGCGTCCCTCCACGCGGATCTGGTTCGCCTGGTCGGCTGGCGAGTGCTGGCGGAAGATCTGCTCGACTATGTCCGCTTCCGCGCAGTCTGCACACACTGGCGTTTCAGCACCGTCTGTCCCCGTGGCCGTGGCATCGTGGATCCGCGTTTTCACCCAGGCCGATGGATGGTGCTGCCCGAGGGACATGGATTACACCCCGACGACAAGGCCAAGAGACGCCTATTCAGCCTCTCCACCGGAGTATCCGTTTGCCCTCGACTTCCTGAGGATTATTGCATCCTCGACTCGGTCAACGGCATCCTCCTACTGCAGCGGCGGCAGCAACAACACGATCAAGGTAGCATTCGTCTTTTCAACCCCTTCACCGGCGACATTGGGGAGCTCCCGCCGCTCGGGTCCGTCGTGTCAGACTCGAAACTCCACTTGAGTTTCGATGAGATATCTAGTCATGTGGTACCTGGCGGCGTGGTCACCTCCTTGATCGTGAGCTCAGATGGCGCCGCCGCAGTCATGATTTGGCTTGTAGAATTATCACGCGTCATCTTTGCTACCACCAAGGACAGGCAATGGAGTCAGTCAACTCGAATGTTCATTAGGACCAGGAGGCCGATATCATTCCAAGGAAAATTATACATCTTATGTTATGACCTACCTAGCCATGCACTACAAGTTCTCCAAATGGGCCCACCTGTGTATGAGCATGGGACAACCTTGGGGTTAGGTTCATCTTTCTTGCCGACATCAAAGTTGATTGCCACATGTCCAACGATAAAAATGTCCGACGGTATTGGCCTAGCAGAATGTGACTCCGAGATTTTGGTCATAGCCTACAAAGATTCTACACACACGCATATGGTGGTTTATAGAGTACCTGATCTTATGCTCGGCAAGGTTATCCCGGTGACAGACATCGGAAGCAAATCTGTCTTCTTTGATACCAAAACAAGTATGCAAACTGCAAACAGTGGGGTTATTCCTACAATCGCGAGTGACACCATTGTACTTCGTCGGCATCACGAGAGATGTCACCCTTGGCAGTACCACCTTGATAGCGGCACGTGGTCGCCAACAGCACACCCCATGAGCCAGTGTGGCTTTATTTGCCATATATACGACTGTTGTGGTTGTACACTGCGCCCTCGGGCCGGCTG GACTGTCAGGAGTAGTATGACCAAAGGATCGAAGCAGCTGTAG